In Candidatus Poribacteria bacterium, the sequence CTACAACTCAGCCGATGCGACGTTCTGGCTTTTCAATGCCGTTTATCTTTATATGAGCCGGACGGGCGATCTTGAGTTGATCAGAGAGATATATCCCATACTTCGTGAATCGATCGAATGGCATGTCAAAGGCACGAGATACAACATCCACGTCGATCCGGGTGATGGTCTCCTCGTTCAAGGTGAACCCGGCGTGCAACTGACCTGGATGGATGCCAAGGTGGGCGATTGGGTGGTGACGCCCAGATACGGCAAAGCGGTCGAGATAAACGGGCTTTGGTATAACGCCCTCATGGCCACGTCCTATTTCGCCGAACAGCTTAAGGAGGAAACCGATCGGCGAAGATATCGGGAGATGGCTGAAAGGGTGAAGGGGAACTTCATGCGTAGGTTCTGGAACGGCGAGAGAAGATGTCTCTTCGACTGCATAAACGAGGACAAGGTCGACGATTCGATCAGGCCGAACCAGGTGATCGCCATGAGCTTGCCCTTCACTCCCGTTCCGCTTGAGGCGGCCTGCGCTGCGCTGGAGGTCGTTGAGAGGGAGCTTCTGACGCCTTACGGTTTGAGGACCCTCTCCCCTCAGAATTCGAGCTATAGGGAGAGATATCAGGGGGATCAGATCAGCCGTGATGGAGCGTATCATCAGGGGACCGTATGGCCCTGGCTGCTGGGCCCGTTTATCTCAGCATACGCCAGATGTCACAGGCATGAAAAGGGGTTAATCGAGAGGATAATCCGGTTTCTCGAGGCGCTGCCGGATCACATCCTGCAAGCCGGGGTGGGGACGATATCTGAGATATTCGACGGCGATCCGCCCCATCATCCCAGGGGATGTATATCCCAGGCGTGGAGCGTAGCCGAGGTGCTGAGGGTCTTGATCGAGGAGGTGGCGGCTTGCGCTCAAGGGTGATCGCCATCGTAATATACCTCATCCTCTGGGCCATAGGAAACGTATGGATCAGCAGATATTGGGCTATCATCCACAGGGGAGAGCTCAGGGTTCTGGTCTGTGTCGGGAAAGTGGTGAACATCGACTCCACACGGGACGTCGACCAGGTCCTCAAAATGCAGGTGCTTACCGGACCGCTCAGAGGAGCGACAGTGAGCGTGGATAACAAGTTTATCGGCAGGGCCTTTGCCGATAGGATCATACACGTTGGCGACAAACTCTTCCTTCAGATCCCGATACTCAGCCTCGATGAAAGCGGGGGGATAAGATATAAGAAGATCTATCTTGGCGATTACTTCCGGAGCGGATTTATACTGAACATGTTGGGGAGCTTTGGATTTCTGCTTGTCCTTCTGGGAATGAAAGGGGTTCGAGCTATCTTCTCGCTGGCGATAAGCGGCGCTGCGATGCTCTTTCTGCTCCTGCCGGCCCTGATAAGGGGATGGCCACCTGTGCCGATCTCGCTCGCCATCTCAGTCACCGTGACACTTCTCACCTTCTTCATCGTCGGCGGTCTCAACAGGAAATCCGTCGCCGGAACGTTAGGCACGTTGGGAGGATTGCTCAGTTGCCTCCTTCTGGCCTATATCTCCTCAAAGGCGCTGCATTTCACAGGTGTGGATGTGGAATTCGGTTTTATGAAGCTGGGGACGATACTCTGGAGGGACCAGGCCATGAAGGGCGAGATGTGGAATTTCAGAGGGATACTCCTGGCCGGGATGATGATAGGGGCTCTGGGGGCGATGATGGACGTGTGCATGGCTATAGCTTCGGCGGTGGATGAGGTCAAGAAGGCCAACCCAAGGATAGGGGTCTTTCAGGCTATAAGGTCGGGATTGAACGTCGGAAGGGATATCATGGGGACGGTCACCAACACGTTGATCTTCGCCTACCTCGGATCGGATCTGACCCTCTTCATCCTGCCGAGCATCGTCTTCCCCCAGGCGGGAAGGGTATATCCGTTTTTGAGGGTGATAAATAGGGAGTCGACGGCGGTGGAAGCGGTTCAAGGATTGGCCGGAACGATAGGATTGGTTCTGGCGATACCCATAACGGCGGCCATCGCCGGAACGCTTATAGGGTTGAGAAGGGAATCTAAGGAGGTTGCCCATGAATGAAAGGGAGATACTTGAGGGAGCAGAGGAGAGGATCGCCCGAT encodes:
- a CDS encoding YibE/F family protein; the protein is MRSRVIAIVIYLILWAIGNVWISRYWAIIHRGELRVLVCVGKVVNIDSTRDVDQVLKMQVLTGPLRGATVSVDNKFIGRAFADRIIHVGDKLFLQIPILSLDESGGIRYKKIYLGDYFRSGFILNMLGSFGFLLVLLGMKGVRAIFSLAISGAAMLFLLLPALIRGWPPVPISLAISVTVTLLTFFIVGGLNRKSVAGTLGTLGGLLSCLLLAYISSKALHFTGVDVEFGFMKLGTILWRDQAMKGEMWNFRGILLAGMMIGALGAMMDVCMAIASAVDEVKKANPRIGVFQAIRSGLNVGRDIMGTVTNTLIFAYLGSDLTLFILPSIVFPQAGRVYPFLRVINRESTAVEAVQGLAGTIGLVLAIPITAAIAGTLIGLRRESKEVAHE